A region of Scleropages formosus chromosome 2, fSclFor1.1, whole genome shotgun sequence DNA encodes the following proteins:
- the LOC108936957 gene encoding opsin-5-like — protein sequence MGNASETALFVSRISKENDLLMGTTYAIFGVLSLLGNGMLLFVAYRKKSSLKPAEFFIINLSISDLGMTISLFPLAISSSFAHRWLFNDLTCKYYAFCGVLFGLCSLTNLTVLSSVCCLKVCYPLYGNKFSSSHARILVVGVWCYALVFAAGPLAQWGHYGPEPYGTACCINWHAPSSEKSAMSYIVSLFLFCYLLPCTIIFLSYILILLTVRGSQQAVQQHVSPQNKTANAHSLILKLSVAVCMGFLTAWSPYAVVAMWAAFGDSQRVPAMAFALASIFAKSSTLYNPLVYLVFKPNFRNSLCRDAAYCWRICSCLWGCEAGLPRGTSSHRGVKEASNSTRLSNGLAESHGACRHCPEEWSVYQAVPQRTARIIAGSTHSEVAVSQLSSDLQSDFL from the exons GTGTTTTGTCCCTTTTGGGAAACGGAATGCTACTCTTTGTTGCCTACCGCAAGAAGTCCTCTTTAAAACCAGCAGAGTTCTTTATCATCAATTTGTCTATCAGTGACCTTGGGATGACCATCAGCCTTTTCCCCTTGGCCATCTCATCATCTTTTGCACACAG GTGGCTGTTCAATGACCTGACCTGCAAGTATTATGCATTTTGTGGAGTACTCTTTGGCTTGTGCAGCCTCACAAACCTCACTGTGCTCTCCAGCGTCTGCTGCCTCAAGGTCTGCTATCCGCTTTACG GTAACAAGTTCTCGTCGTCCCACGCCCGCATCCTGGTGGTGGGTGTGTGGTGCTACGCTTTGGTCTTTGCCGCGGGGCCGCTGGCCCAGTGGGGGCACTATGGCCCTGAGCCGTACGGCACGGCCTGCTGCATCAACTGGCACGCCCCGAGTAGCGAGAAGTCTGCCATGAGCTACATCgtctccctcttcctcttctgctaTCTGCTTCCCTGCACCATCATCTTCCTCTCCTACATACTCATCTTGCTGACCGTCCGTGGCTCCCAGCAGGCAGTCCAGCAACACGTCTCCCCCCAGAACAAAACTGCCAATGCCCACTCCCTTATTCTCAAG CTCTCTGTGGCCGTGTGCATGGGCTTCCTGACGGCGTGGAGCCCCTACGCAGTGGTTGCCATGTGGGCAGCCTTTGGGGACTCCCAGCGCGTGCCAGCCATGGCCTTTGCCCTGGCCTCCATCTTTGCCAAGTCCTCCACCCTCTATAACCCGCTGGTCTACTTGGTGTTCAAGCCCAACTTTCGCAACTCCCTGTGTCGTGATGCAGCGTACTGCTGGCGCATCTGTTCTTGTCTTTGGGGCTGTGAGGCTGGGCTCCCGCGAGGCACCTCCTCGCACCGAGGCGTCAAGGAAGCCAGCAACTCCACACGGCTTTCCAATGGCCTGGCCGAGAGCCACGGCGCCTGCCGGCACTGCCCTGAGGAATGGAGCGTCTACCAAGCCGTACCCCAGCGGACAGCTCGCATCATCGCAGGCTCCACCCACAGTGAGGTGGCCGTCAGCCAACTCTCCAGTGacctccagagcgacttcctaTAG